Genomic segment of Perca flavescens isolate YP-PL-M2 chromosome 7, PFLA_1.0, whole genome shotgun sequence:
AGGCAGATACAACCAAGCTGACATGCATATCAGCTGGGTTATTGAGTTTATTTTGATTTCTGTCAAATCAGCTTCACTATATCCGCTCCAAATCATTATTACAGCTTACTATAGGTGTATAAAAAAGCCTCTCTTATCTAAGGACACAATTTTGATAATGAGGAAGCAAATATAATTCCGGTAGCAATAAAAGTCCTACTGGTCTAGTCAGGCAATGTACAAAGttcaataaatacaaaatatgcgCTTCGTTGTTATCAATCAGtctaattttcattttaatacaTTCTTACAATACCATGTAAACCCCTGAGGTGTTTAAGACATTTGCataatgttacacacacacacacacacacacacacacacacacaaacatatgtaaTGTATGTCATTATAATCCACATGCTCTGATGAAAACATCCTGCAATCACACTGTGGTGTTTGAACTAAATCCAACAAAAACATAAGCGGTGGTCCAACAAACCCATACTGCCCTCATGTGTCCAAAGACAAGCAGCCACATCTCAACAGCACTAAaaaatgattgtttgattgttgTTGCTGGTTTTCTTCGTGGCAAGAATTCTATCTAATATCTGCCAAGAATATACGTAAGTAATAATAACATTTTTAGAAGGAGATTTAGAGTCACAAattctattttattattattattcatttttgggggcatttaaggcctttgtttttataggacagatggagacatgaaaggggagagagaggaggaatgacatgtagtaaagggccacaggtcagagtcgaacccgcggccactgcgttgaggaataaacctctaaatatgggagcctgctctaccaagtgagctacccAAGCGCCTGAGTCACACATTCTTAATAACAGCATTGCATGTAAAAAATACGCACATTTATATGAGGTTTGGCTGAGAAAACTCAAGTGGACAAGGCAACTTTCCTTCAATGCCCCCTTTATACCGTGCCTACAGCATTTTCTTCCCCCAAAATATTGCTATTCCagtgtttttaaaggtcccatgacatggtgctctttcgatgcttttatatagttaggggtcccctaatactgtatctgaagtctctttcctgaaattcagccttggtgcagaattacagccactacgagccagtcccacaatgagctttccttagtatgtgccatttctgtgtctgtagctattgaggaggagagaggggcaaggtggtgggtgggggtgtggccttgaccaactgccactttgctcgtttgaaagccatgatgtctctctatCATGGGTGGTCCAAATTCTCAgagcgggcaaagcagagaaaggggaggtaaccttgctccttatgacctcataaggagaagattccagatcggcccatctgagctttctttttctcaaaggcagagcaggatacccagggctcggtttacacctatcaccatttctagccactgggggaccataggcagactgggggaatgcatattaatgttaaaaaacctcatagagtgacattttcatgccatgggacctttaataaagcTTAACCGGTATGGAGGTTCAGGGTAGCCAATAACAAAatgaaatcatttaaataaatttaattttctttataagttgtagtggaagtttcctttgcagcaggggtaaAGGTTTCAaagtttagtaaagtgaaacaaataagacagtcggAGATTAAACCAagttaggtttttgtattttattaaaaatatatttgcaaatataggtgcaacatgatttcacaaaaaggcacagcagcccagtgtggagtcagtccctcccatgagtgaacagaacactaggcttatatgcatcttcagagtgacagcacacacacacttggctaATTATGActgctcacattatgttccagactatGTCTCACAAAGtcagaatcaaaatctacatgtgggaaatTAGATAagctctttcagcatttgtgagagaattaaagtagaaatagaacataaaaatataaggaattatgcttaactGTAATTTTTCCATTACAATGTGCATATGCATACATCCTGTTAACATTTCCAGATGACCTCAATTGATAGATAGAATTGTTTCAATTTATAATTTGTATACTCTGTTATGTTGTCTATCACCGTTGATTGTCACACCTGTGGGAGGGCCACAGCAAATGCGGAAGCAGTCAATGGGCACCACAGTTAACATACCGTAGCATGTTTAGAGCAAACAGTAAAAAcgtcttttactttttcttacACAATTAGAGGGTTATTTATTGTCACTTTAATGAAACACTATTAGCCACTTCTGGCCCATTTCTATTCGGCTATGTAGAGGGGTATCATGCGGAGGGGAAATCCGTCAGTGTGATGTCAAAGCCTGTGGACAGTCGAGAGGCGGATCTGAAGGAGCCCAGGACGTCCACCACCTCCACAGCGTGTCTGAGCAAAATGAAACATAGATGAGGAGGTCGCCGAAAGTTGGGAGGAAGCTGCTGATAGTAGGGTAAATAATGAAAGGCTCAATATACCTTCAGCTAAAGGCGCATATCCTTTTGGTAGCTTCTCTAGATTCACAGGGTTGCTTTTAGAAGTTATCATAGCGTTGTTCTAGCTATGTATGTTACCGACTCCCACGGGCCAACAATGTGGCtaaagctagcattagctttaaGAAACTTGGCGAGCTAACGTCaagtagcgttagctagctagcgagtgAGAAAGGTTTAATATGGATTTAGCCAACTTACTAGCCAATTGTACTATTTGTAACAAATTTCGCATTAAATAACGGCAATGGTCCTaattactagctagctaacgaaTCGTTAGTTACATGACGCTAGCTAAACCCAGAGTTTCTGATGTTTAACGTTAGGTTGACGTGGGCTAATGCTAAGGTAGCTAGATATGTATTGCAAGGCTAACGtgaaaaacgtgttaattgaaTGTTGGCTTACTTAATGGCAAATGTACACCCCCCGCACAATACAGAAGACCCCTCCGCGACCTCACACAGTCTTATATTCAACTCGgcataacgttaacgttacattttATAACACTTGACAAACTGATTCACGTTAGCAGCGGTGTGAATCAGTTTAATTTGTCGACATTTTACTGTCGAAGTGAGATAAGTAACTTTGCAAGATCGATTGTTTAACAAATTCTTAAAATGTGTACCGCAACGATCACATTGTCGTTAATTTAGCACATTTTTCATGGCGTCTGGTATTCTACATACTAATGTCAGCTTGCTTCACTAAGTTGGTAATTTCCTGCCGTTTACAAGGCCAAGTTGTTGTGGGACAACAATTTCGGCCATGTTGTCAACTAACTTATTATACTGGCCGAGGACGAGCTAACGTCAGTTAACTAGCTATGTGGCCAAAACCGTAAAGTTGCCAACATTTAGCTAGCTAAAATCAGCTCTTCTCTCTGTAGTTGGTAGACTACTATAGCTAGCTCGTGACGTCAAAAACGTGGCTCTGAGAAGAAGTTGGTCTGAACGTCAGCAGCTTGTCAGTTTGAAGTTACAGATCTTTTTTTAAGATGTCTTCATGGGGCTAGTCTGCACAAAATGCACCACGTCAAACCTAAAATAACCATTTTCGCTGGCAACATCAGCCGGCTAATGTTGCTAGTTGAGCACTTTCTGTTATGACTTGGCAGCTGTCCTACACATGTATAAATAGCTTGTAATTGTATCCTGCTTTACATCCACTCTCCCACTTGCTTACTACCTGCTGCGCTCTTCTTTCTACCCCAAATCAATTAGTccatgttgtttgtttacatgaatATATGTTTGcactattttttcccccacaggaaatggaaaaacagTTAGAGGAGAAGCTAAGGATCAGCCAGAAAGAAAAGTAAGgccttagaaaaaaaacatggcccagatttgtgactttttaaaatgattgcTTCAATATCCATTCAAAACAATGCCGTTTTGCTATGTGTCTTGCTTATCTGTAAAAGTACACACCTGCACATAacctaagatttttttttttttatgattattaaGAGCCACTCTCCAGCTCACCATACAGGTGACCTACCAAGAGACAATTTATTTTAGGGATGCACAAATTCGATACACTTTATTTGTTATTAATTatttacattattcattttttaaatgagctCAATTCAGAAATtgttttaaaacctatttcaCCAAGAATGTTACTTTGCTGACGAAGTAGGGAAAATCTAAAtcaataataaatgtatttgccaTTATCGGTACTGCCTCCCTCGCTTCATGGCCTCTTCCTGTCTGTCATATTACTAATTGTGGGTGGACTGTGTCCTGTTGGGTTGCTTCTAGGGAGTCCAGTAATAATTCCTCACAATCTCCGTTGAAGACGACCATGGTGATACAGGACGACTCTCTACCAGCAGCACCCCCACCTCAGATACGCATTTTGAAGCGGCCTACAAGTAACGGGTCATTGGGCTCACCCTTGAATCAGAATAGGCCTACACCACAGGTCAAGTCTCTGGCCCAGCGTGAAGCAGAATACGCAGAGGCCAGGAAGAGAATACTGGGCAGCGCCTGCCCTGAGGAGACGCCTCAGGACAAACCCAACACTGATAGGTAATAATCCACAAAGGTTGACAGTTTAGTGGTTTTACCCACAGCCTAACAACGTCATGCTGAAGGGCTCTTGCAATTGGTATATTCCACATTGTGCTGAAGACTGCTTTATTTTTGTGAGCTAAGTATCCAATTTAAAGAGGACAGCACTTGAACAAGCAttattttaagtgtgtgtgtgtgtgtgtgtgtgtgtgtgtgtgtgtgtgtgtgtgtgtgtgtgtgtgtgtgtgtgtgtgtgtgtgtgtgtgtgtgtgtgtgtgtgtgtgtgtgtgtgtgtgtgtgtgtgtgtgtgtgtgtgtgtgtgtgtgagatcaccAAAGCACAGTATCATCTATTACTCTTATTCCAAAACAGTTTCTCATTTTgcacacaatttatacattttcAATCTATTCTAACATCTATATTACTTTTAGACCACAGTTGGATACTAATtagatgtggaaaaaaaaaaatataatatataaaaaaaatatatgtaaaccCTATAAATAAGCCTTTAAGAACACATAATGGTAGCAACACAAGCAAACAATCAGAGCGATAATTTAGGCACTGGCCACTAAACTCAAAACTACTTCCAGCTAAATTACCGATAAATTGTCAGTAGGGTTGTGATGAGCCTTACTGACGTCCCCCCTCCCTGGTGTTACTTTTAGTTTAATTTTATAGACTACAGCTGGCAGAAGCACAGTGCTTTGGTCTTTCTTTTGGCTTGACTGGGTTTTGATTGACAGAAGGTGGAGCTTAACACTGATCATAAAAAGCTCACTGATGCTACTTTGCAGAACTTTCATGACTGCATCTTGTTTTCACAGCATAAGTTCATTGACGCAATAAGAGGAAGTTCTTTTCATTTGGGTTCAGTTGGATTTTAATGGTTGTGAATgccaaaaggaataaaaaaaacaaaacaatagaaGTTAGAATGGAAGTTTTGAAGCTCTAAAACTTAGAGGGAACACTATAACTAAAATCATGTGTGGAGATCTGTCTGTTGGAAGACAACAGGGATCCTGTAATCAGAATAGTTCAAGAGAAAGACATCCATTGACAACAAGAATGGTGCTGGAACGGAAAAGCCAACTGGAAACGAGTTATGAGTTGTTTATGTCCAGCAGCTGGAAAAGGCTGATATCGGTAATTTAttcctcctttcctctttttttttttttttttttttttctgccaggGCAGGGCGCAATAACTCTACATTGCCTTCAGAAGACACCCGATCAAACAATCAAACGGTCCGGCAGCCGGCCGGCCCAGACGGCACCCAGGGGTTCCGACAGAACAGATAAGTGGGTCCTGGGGGCCACCCAGCCATCGAGGGGAGAGAGATCAAGGGCCACCAGAGAGCAAATACAGCACTGTATTCTTAAAACTTCCTTCCTTCAGTTCCATTATATCGGATGGGCCGGGAGTACAGCCACACTGCTTGCTGCTCAACTCTCCCCATTAGAAGTTTTGTGTAACTGACGGGGAGCGAGGAAGTCCAATGGAAATGTGCTCTCTTATCTTCCCACTGCAGTCTATTTGACACTGTGATTATGAACATCTTCTGGACTCACTGTGATGATCCCTTTAAGAGACGCCCCACGCCTCCACCAGTCTCCTCCTTCAGTGCCCAGCGGCTTTGTCTCAGGACGCCAGCAAGCCAGAAGCAAAGACTTAAACTAAGGATggcagagagagaaggggaggtgCCGGGCCATCGCAAAATAAGATGAGCTGGAACTCGGGCAGCAGCTTCTACTCAGCAATAATACcagacatcatttttttttttatccttttgttTTTCTCGCTCGTCTTTATCTATGGGGGATAGGGATGCTCTGATATCTACAGAGTACAGATAAACATACTTCACATTATACATACACCACCAAGAACCTGTTCATTAAAACAGTAtttaatattgatttttttaaaactatatttaCAGTGTTTATGAAATAGGAAGCATTCACATTTCTTTCACCTTGTTTAGTGGTAAAATGGTCTCAAAATACTATGTTTTGTCCTCACAGTTTAAACACCCACACCATGCACTGCACCTTGTGGTGTCAGGTCCCCAACAGTCAACTCACCACTAAAGCTGCATACTTAACTGGTACCTGCCCGGTAACTGAGCTGTTAGCATTATCTGTGCACCCCTAATATGTAAAttgccatttgtttttaaaaactgaGAATAAGGGTCACGTGTCAAGTTGTATATCTGACAAGTTCTGTTTACgttttgtcttttgtgtttttttaataaggCTTTTTAGCGGTCTTCTCTGGACTCTtacattatttgtatttaaaagtaaaagcaaaaaaaacagacgAATGAAAAGGAGATTGTTTTtaagtggtttttttttttttttttttctctgtctttgagaTGTCTGCAGTATTTTAATCAAAATGAACCAAAATCCCATTTTAAATTCAACCTGCGTGTACATATAGTATATCAGTTAATTCAGTAGTCATTATTTGAAGGTGGTTTTGGCAGCAACTCAAGGGAGGGTCAGACGTGGGAATGAATTTACTGCTGTAAGCCTCCCCTTCATATCGCCACCTTGTCAGCGGCGTGCTCGTTTGTTCATGTCCTTCACTGACGCACAGTACGCAGGAACTCAGGTGCAGGTGAAcgagactgaatgaatgaaatggaCTAAGATTGTATTTTTTCCAGCAGGTTTGATTGCTCAAGCAGCAAATGTCCGTATTTAAAGCTAGGGCTGGCACTTTGTCAGAAGCCGTGctatacagtgaaaatgaactgaaacGATGTCTACGTCCCAAGAAGAatgaatgccttttttttttggcatcttGGTCACATCAGAAATGGTAACCTCACCCTGTGTGATTGTTCAGTAACTGATGGTTCTCTGCTGAAATGGAACATGGAGACCCAGCTGTATGGGAACCAGAGCAGTAGTGACTACCTGTATGAGCAGGACCATTGTGCCCAATAGATGCTCTTTAATTGTTCAAACAGAGAAGGGATCTCAATAAAGCCATATTCAGTGGTGCACATCATCAATAATGGTTGATTTCAGCTTGTGCCTCCTGTATCACATCTTTACTTCTTGGTTCTTAACTGTATCTCAAGAAACTGAATATATCTGACGGAGGAGACACAATACTGGCAAAAGATTTTAGTTCAGGAAATAAAGCAGCAGAGCAGGAGGCAATATGGTTTTAGCTGAGCTCTGAGTGGAAACACAAACTGCCTGTAAAtactgatttaataaaatgatttgcaaaaaaatgtctttcattttgtgattaattttAATACTTAACATTAAATTGGCAggcgcttttgtccaaaggagATGATTGTAGGCATTTGAACTTGATAGGAACATTATTCGGTTGAAGTACTTCCAATGAACACTGATTACAGCGAGAGCTGTAGATTATCCAAGGTAACAACTAttattggggggaaaaaataaaatgaacattttaaatatttaaagctTTGAGCGTGAAATTAATTTCACCTCTACTATATTGGGGAGAAGGCAGAAATCTCAAAACCTGGACAAATCCAACCTAAACTACTGTATGTATCAGGTCAGATCGCGAGAAAATGCTTAAATTAACTCTTTAATTGGCTAAACATGCAAACCCAAAAGTGCCATATTGTCCTTTAACACCTGCAGGACTACACTATTAAAAtcacacagaaaatacaaaacatctttCAAAACACATAAgtagtttaaataaaaatagtttttattaatcaaAGGTAAACATGACTTTGTATTGTTGATCAAGTTGAGAATGTAACACCGACATCCACAGCATCGTTTGGCTTGGGTCACGACAGTGTCCAACAGAGGGGCAAGCAGATGCTAGCTAAATTGGATGACTGTGTAATCTCTGGGTGACAGGGTTTGATTAAGGGGCGGCCATGAGGGGGATTCAGACAGAAGGATGTTCAGACGTTTATACTGTTTCTTGGATTCGCGCCTCCTACGCAGCGCCCGAAGACAGTTCAGGATACCCAAATCTATCAGCACCTGGGGGTAAAAAACAGAAACTGTACGGTTAACAAGAGCCTTTAGGAATATACTAAGCTTAAAACAGATTGTCCATTTGGAGTACTTATCTATTAATGATGAAAACGACAAAACATGccttttttaagagcagacattttgactagCAGCCAAGTTCTATCCAACTGTCCCAGTAAACCATGGCAGGGAGCCGACGCTAAATGAAGTGCTAGCTGACATTCCTGTCTTTCTAGATTAGAAAGTTATAGTTGTGCGTTGTGTTAGCATGGAGCCTGTTGTCACCCAGTATTGTGTATGCTGGTTATTCAAGTTATACTGTACTTGGCAGAAAAATCTGAGGATTTAGATACACGTAATTGTACGAGATCCGAGATGACTGTCGTCATACTTGAAAGTTGGTGcttataatttatactttattaatcccgcaaggggaaattccaatgttttcactctgttgttattacacacaggtctgaattagacacacatgctcagaacctatacatgcactaatggagagatgtcagagtgagcgTTATCAAgtcaacaataacaacaatagcTTCAGCAGTAAGTGGAGGTGGGGAAGGTGTAAGGAGTTTTGAGCTCCAACATAAGTCACAGCTATTAAAGCCCAAAGTATTTATCAGGGTCAAACTTTTGAGGGGTGTGCTGCACAGTATATACGTATTTTGTATTGAGCATGAAGAAGTTACtatggacattttttttaccttttccaCCATTAAAACATGTCACCGTTGATGTCAATAGTAACTGACATAAACTCAAGATGAACTTAAGGAGAATATTACAGACTTTTTATAGCTGTCTTTCTGGCCTTTTAGAGGGTCTTCAAAGATAAATTTTGGTTGGGGTATAAGTGTAATGTTAAGCATCATGGAGAACCCCAACATCAGTTATATCCACAGACTGTCATGCGTCTCATCTGGTTAATGTTGGAGCTAATGATTGAAACAGCAATGTTTCATTAACAATTGTCAGAAGAGGGAATATCAAAGTTTAATGTCATCActcacctccacaaaaaaacaaatgaggaAGTTAAGAGCAGCCAGAGCGACGAGCAGCATTTTGAAATTCATATCAAAGAAGTCGTACAGTTTAAGTATTTTAAGGGCAGGCCCAGGATTCAACACCAGCCAGGTCATCAGGGCAAAGAGGATCAATAGGACACAGAGGAAAATCCCTGGAAagataagaagaaaaaacacaccTGAGTTTAAAGTCATAAATCTTAAATAAGTTTCACTTGTAATATTATTGTAGGAGCCCATTAGGCGTCACCTTTGTGCTGTGGTGGAGGAGCACAAAACCGCAACACCAAGCCATGCTGGCTAGTTGTTGTATATGTGAAATGTTTGCTTGTATGAAGATTTATGGACCGTTATGGATTCTTTTATGTAACAACCAGAAAACCGTTTTCACTAAGAAAAAAGGCAATGAGCATAAGTGGGAGAGTTATAACTCTACTGTGCTACGGCGGCTGCAGCCCCCCAGTGGCTTTAACGTTTAGGCTTAGCTGCTACAGTTATATTTAACTAGAAGGGCATCTCCCGAGGCCATGCTCTATCTTGcaatgttaaaaaagtaaaaaaataatctgggCATTGGCCCCAGATTCGGATCTGCACCAAAATGCttcattttcaactgtagtaatggtgggaagaaaccggagcacccggaggaaacccatgcaagcacagggagaacatgcaaactccaaacAGAAAGGCCTGAGACAACCTGGGTTcaaaacccagaaccttcttgctgtgaggcagaagtactaaccactgagccaccgtgctccCTCTATCTTTCCACCAAGTTTTTccataatcctgctgacaaaaaACCCCCGAAAATATAACCTCCTCGGTAGAAGTAATAAAGCTGAGAAATTCGTTTTTTCATTGTTGTCAGTTTATTCCAACCCCAAATCGTCATCCTTGTACATTTCTGATGACTCACAATTGTAGTATAAGGGTTTCTTGTGAGGGTATCCCTTGGTGACCACCACAGCCATGATGATGTACTGGAAACCTGATAAGGCAAACACACTGGTGTCCTCCATGTTTGGCAGATTGGCTGCGCCAATCCTTGTTGAATTGATTGGAACgtacctaaaaaaataaaaaataaataatatataaaaaaaaaaaaaaaaaaaataaaatagtaataataataataataataataataataatacagggATGAACAGTGTATCAAAGTGCATCAAGTGTAAATGGGATGGTTTGTCCTTTTCTAAATCTGAGATATTGGATTTTGTTCAgtgaatgtaaaaacaaatgtaacatCTTTCTTTAGGAAATTCTGAATTAAAATGAAAGCTCTTTGCATGCGTGTCTTTTTTACTGACCAGTCCTGAGAGTTGGTGATGAAGAGCGCAGCCAGCTGGCCCAGAACAATCACGCAGGTGTGGATGAAGAGGCTGCCCAGCACAGGCAG
This window contains:
- the szrd1 gene encoding SUZ domain-containing protein 1; this encodes MDTTNSLRELQSEMDIFAVWYEEVAESWEEAADSREMEKQLEEKLRISQKEKESSNNSSQSPLKTTMVIQDDSLPAAPPPQIRILKRPTSNGSLGSPLNQNRPTPQVKSLAQREAEYAEARKRILGSACPEETPQDKPNTDRAGRNNSTLPSEDTRSNNQTVRQPAGPDGTQGFRQNR